The following proteins are co-located in the Dyadobacter chenwenxiniae genome:
- a CDS encoding tectonin domain-containing protein — translation MISKTPVNGGFTINKFNYLTNSFTQVPGGGVRIAVGPDGTPWVVNNLGQIFKRVNSQWQMQPGNAHDIAVGADGSVYIVSTTPAAGGFAIKKWKNNKWEQISGIGGMRIAVASYGFAWVIDNANRVLKYNGINMEDTGALGRDIAAGRNNSIFVIGQTPVPGGYSIKKI, via the coding sequence ATGATTAGCAAAACACCAGTCAACGGCGGATTTACCATTAACAAATTTAACTACCTGACCAATTCTTTTACACAAGTTCCCGGCGGCGGCGTCCGGATAGCAGTTGGCCCCGACGGTACTCCATGGGTTGTAAATAATCTTGGACAGATATTTAAACGTGTCAACTCCCAGTGGCAAATGCAACCTGGAAACGCGCATGACATTGCTGTGGGTGCTGATGGTTCTGTCTACATTGTAAGTACTACGCCAGCTGCCGGTGGTTTTGCGATTAAAAAGTGGAAAAACAATAAATGGGAGCAAATTTCGGGAATTGGCGGGATGCGGATCGCAGTCGCTTCGTATGGTTTTGCCTGGGTCATTGACAACGCCAACAGAGTACTGAAATATAACGGAATAAATATGGAGGATACGGGCGCCCTTGGAAGAGACATTGCGGCTGGTCGAAACAACAGTATTTTCGTCATCGGCCAAACCCCTGTTCCCGGAGGTTACTCAATCAAAAAAATTTGA
- a CDS encoding hybrid sensor histidine kinase/response regulator, whose translation MRFAVAITFIWWVLLSLAQAQSVKFNHLTTNEGLAQSHVSAILKDKKGFMWFGSEDGLNKYDGYVFTHYKHDAYDKSSISDSYIQDLLEDKHGDLWVATSNGLDRFDRNKNSFVHYITQDINDLFEDSKNRIWLATLEGLFLFDRQKMKFRLLLYAGQTRGSKTKNPIYRIEESDDGSLWLGTGNGLFQVAINNDRYTSRSIDVNRGNRSPAPAIRALCRDHHGNLWIGTKGKGLFLYNLKDRSFRNFMHEPTDQNSIAHNDILSILAAKDGKLWIGTENGGVSVYDRRTGQFLNYQHRSNEPATLSNNSVYTIYQDNAENIWVGTYAGGVDFLPKFGEKFISYRHIQGEPSSLTDNVVLSLCGDSSGKKIWIGTDGGGLNVFNYSSNTFTSYRHDPRNANSISNDYVISIVRVSADVLALGYHDGGFDFFDTKTGIAKHYLPNAKDPNSLSIADVNNLFKDIDGNLWIGTWGGGLNYYNVKSKKFKHYRTDPADSTSISSDIVTTVFQDKNRVIWVGTYNGLNKLDSSGRYFTRYQRNPKKIFSLSHNKVQCIREGKGGNLWIGTVGGGLNYFDTHKQTFKAFTEKDGLASNVVFAMLEDQHKNLWLSTNKGISRFNTASKTFRNFGVKDGLQSNEFRDNSCFVTEGGQMFFGGVNGFNTFHPDSIKYNTFIPPVYLTSFQVFNKTVSVGDKSGILKRDISDTKSITLSYKQSVFTFQFASLSYTIPEKNQYAYKLEGFDPGWSYVGNKRTATYTNLDPGTYTFRVKASNNDGVWNNRGNFVKIIITPPFWLTWWFRLLSVLCFTGLLILVYKFRTQSIRRQKKLLVTKVKQRTMQLEVAIEEERKAKRVAEIAIEEEKKAKQQAELASQAKSSFLAVMSHEIRTPMNGVIGMASLLAETDLDEEQLSYTRSIQSSGGSLLTVINDILDFSKIESGNMELEERAFNLRSCIEDVMDVFMPKMVEVKLDLLYKINHDVPEHLIGDGQRLRQILINLIGNAIKFTREGEVILTVALDGRSGDNEVGLYFEVRDSGIGISEIKMDRLFKAFSQVDSSTSRQYGGTGLGLAICQKLVNLMGGTIGVTSNEGHGSTFYFSILVRISEQLKQQNTAPASQPLQQAKLSRKILHSNFSKKYPLEILVAEDNKVNQIVIQKVLGKLGYQVEMVSNGLEVVKRAMQKVFDLILMDVQMPDMDGLEATKKIRATNPTRPYIVAMTANALQEDRKLCLAAGMDDYISKPINLEELMEMLEELSQKIQC comes from the coding sequence ATGAGATTCGCGGTAGCGATCACGTTTATCTGGTGGGTACTACTAAGCCTCGCGCAAGCGCAAAGTGTCAAATTTAATCACCTTACCACAAATGAAGGACTGGCCCAAAGCCACGTCTCGGCGATACTGAAAGACAAAAAGGGCTTCATGTGGTTTGGAAGTGAAGATGGACTGAATAAATATGACGGTTATGTTTTTACACACTACAAACATGATGCTTACGACAAAAGCAGCATTTCGGATAGTTATATACAGGATCTACTGGAAGATAAGCACGGCGATTTGTGGGTTGCAACTTCTAACGGGCTGGACAGATTTGACAGGAATAAAAATAGTTTTGTACACTACATAACCCAGGACATCAACGACCTTTTTGAGGATAGTAAAAACAGGATCTGGCTGGCCACTCTGGAAGGGTTGTTTCTGTTTGACCGGCAAAAAATGAAGTTCAGACTGCTTCTGTATGCCGGGCAGACCCGGGGTAGCAAAACTAAAAATCCTATTTACCGCATCGAAGAGAGTGACGACGGCTCGCTATGGCTGGGTACAGGAAACGGGCTTTTCCAGGTGGCAATCAACAATGACAGGTACACCAGCAGAAGCATCGATGTAAATCGTGGGAACCGTTCTCCGGCACCGGCAATCAGGGCTTTGTGTAGGGATCATCATGGGAACTTATGGATAGGCACGAAGGGCAAGGGCTTGTTCCTTTACAATCTTAAGGATCGGTCTTTCCGCAACTTTATGCACGAGCCAACCGATCAAAATTCCATCGCTCACAATGACATTCTTTCCATTCTCGCGGCCAAAGACGGCAAGCTTTGGATAGGAACCGAAAATGGAGGTGTCAGCGTGTATGACAGGCGCACAGGACAGTTCCTGAATTACCAGCACAGATCTAATGAACCTGCTACGCTAAGCAATAATTCTGTATATACGATCTATCAGGATAATGCTGAGAATATTTGGGTGGGGACTTATGCAGGCGGGGTCGACTTTCTGCCAAAGTTTGGGGAGAAATTTATTTCTTACAGGCACATACAGGGGGAGCCGAGCAGCCTGACAGACAATGTAGTGCTTTCATTATGCGGGGACAGTTCAGGTAAGAAAATATGGATTGGCACCGATGGTGGCGGATTGAACGTATTTAACTATAGCAGCAACACTTTCACCAGTTACCGGCACGATCCGCGAAATGCAAATTCAATCAGCAATGACTATGTCATTTCGATCGTCCGGGTTTCCGCCGATGTACTGGCATTAGGATATCACGATGGTGGTTTCGATTTTTTTGATACCAAGACGGGCATTGCGAAACACTATTTGCCAAATGCCAAAGATCCCAACAGTCTGTCCATTGCCGATGTCAATAACCTTTTCAAGGATATCGACGGTAATTTATGGATCGGCACCTGGGGAGGCGGATTGAATTATTATAACGTCAAAAGCAAGAAATTCAAACATTATCGCACCGATCCCGCTGACAGCACCAGCATTAGCTCGGACATTGTAACTACTGTTTTCCAGGATAAGAATCGGGTAATCTGGGTGGGGACTTATAACGGGTTGAACAAACTGGACAGCAGCGGTCGGTATTTCACCCGTTACCAGCGGAACCCGAAAAAGATCTTTTCCCTGTCACATAATAAGGTTCAATGCATCCGGGAAGGGAAGGGCGGCAACCTATGGATAGGGACTGTCGGCGGCGGGCTCAATTACTTTGACACCCATAAGCAAACATTTAAAGCCTTTACCGAAAAAGACGGCCTGGCAAGCAACGTCGTATTTGCAATGCTGGAAGACCAACATAAAAACTTGTGGTTGAGTACAAACAAAGGAATCTCCCGATTCAATACCGCAAGCAAAACCTTCCGGAATTTTGGCGTGAAGGACGGGCTGCAAAGCAATGAGTTCAGGGATAACTCGTGCTTTGTAACAGAAGGCGGGCAAATGTTTTTTGGTGGGGTGAACGGTTTCAACACTTTTCATCCTGACAGTATTAAATACAATACTTTTATCCCGCCGGTTTATCTCACCAGCTTCCAGGTTTTCAACAAAACGGTTTCCGTAGGTGATAAATCCGGTATTCTGAAAAGAGATATCAGCGATACGAAGTCCATTACGCTTTCCTATAAACAGTCCGTTTTTACGTTTCAATTTGCTTCGCTGAGTTATACCATCCCAGAGAAAAACCAGTATGCATACAAACTGGAAGGATTTGATCCGGGTTGGAGCTATGTAGGGAACAAGCGGACGGCCACTTACACGAATCTTGATCCCGGGACTTATACATTCCGGGTCAAGGCATCCAACAACGACGGGGTATGGAACAACAGGGGCAACTTTGTAAAAATTATCATCACACCGCCTTTCTGGCTTACCTGGTGGTTCAGGCTACTATCGGTGCTGTGCTTTACCGGCCTGCTCATCCTTGTTTACAAGTTCCGTACTCAATCGATCCGGAGACAGAAGAAACTGCTTGTCACAAAAGTCAAACAGCGCACCATGCAACTTGAAGTGGCGATCGAAGAAGAAAGAAAAGCGAAACGCGTCGCGGAAATCGCAATTGAGGAAGAAAAGAAGGCAAAGCAGCAGGCAGAGCTGGCAAGCCAGGCAAAAAGCTCTTTTTTGGCTGTCATGAGCCATGAGATCAGAACTCCTATGAACGGGGTGATCGGTATGGCTTCGCTGTTGGCGGAAACCGACCTGGATGAAGAACAACTCAGTTATACCAGAAGCATACAGTCGAGCGGTGGCAGCTTGCTGACTGTGATCAATGATATTCTCGACTTTTCCAAAATAGAGTCCGGGAATATGGAACTGGAGGAAAGGGCATTCAATCTGCGGAGTTGCATCGAAGATGTGATGGACGTCTTTATGCCAAAAATGGTTGAAGTGAAGCTGGACCTGTTGTATAAAATTAATCACGATGTGCCTGAGCACCTGATTGGCGACGGGCAAAGGCTTCGTCAGATCTTAATCAACCTGATCGGAAATGCCATTAAGTTTACCCGGGAAGGTGAGGTGATCTTGACAGTCGCCCTGGATGGCCGGTCGGGCGACAACGAGGTCGGATTGTACTTTGAAGTAAGGGACAGTGGGATTGGTATTTCCGAAATCAAGATGGACCGCCTGTTTAAGGCCTTTTCGCAGGTAGACTCTTCCACAAGCCGACAATACGGAGGCACAGGCCTGGGTCTTGCAATCTGTCAAAAGCTGGTAAACCTGATGGGTGGAACGATTGGAGTAACCAGCAATGAAGGTCACGGCAGCACCTTTTATTTTTCTATCCTTGTGAGAATTTCCGAACAGTTAAAGCAGCAGAACACTGCACCAGCCTCTCAACCGCTGCAACAAGCTAAGCTTTCCCGTAAGATACTGCATTCCAATTTTTCCAAAAAATATCCATTGGAGATATTGGTTGCAGAGGATAACAAAGTGAATCAAATTGTAATCCAAAAAGTGCTGGGCAAGCTCGGTTACCAGGTTGAGATGGTTAGCAATGGCCTGGAAGTCGTGAAAAGGGCAATGCAAAAAGTATTTGATTTAATATTAATGGATGTGCAAATGCCTGATATGGATGGTCTTGAAGCGACTAAAAAGATCAGGGCAACTAACCCAACCAGACCTTATATTGTCGCTATGACGGCCAATGCTCTGCAGGAAGATAGGAAGCTATGCCTTGCCGCAGGAATGGATGATTATATTAGCAAGCCGATAAACCTGGAAGAACTAATGGAAATGCTGGAAGAATTGTCCCAAAAAATACAATGCTAG
- a CDS encoding S41 family peptidase: MKKHITILAAVLMTILFSSCQEIMVGHEADKSFESNFQATWEKFDSHYGLFLVKNVDWNEVYSSHLPRARAAKTDAELFSVLSSALHTLNDKHVNIYTNSPQLTDYNSGENGHIPAQEGFDFKVVREKYLTEYNEESEDFGYGKLSADIGYIHVGSFQDKFSVYEKSIDKAINALSSTKGIVFDIRDHKGGSDHVSKYIAGRFAKSKKLFMTSKKRNGPRHDQFEAALNWYVEPTGKTQYTKPVILLTTATTVSAGETFTFAMRENDNVTHLGTTTAGAFSDVIAHQLPNGWIITVGIGDYRGSDGKSYEGRGIMPKIISENQKSDVLNGVDKTLEMARERLR; this comes from the coding sequence GTGAAAAAGCATATAACAATACTCGCAGCAGTTTTAATGACAATACTTTTTTCTTCCTGCCAGGAAATAATGGTTGGACATGAGGCCGATAAATCTTTTGAAAGCAATTTTCAGGCCACGTGGGAAAAATTTGACAGCCACTACGGCCTGTTCCTTGTAAAAAATGTTGATTGGAATGAAGTTTATTCTTCACACCTACCTAGAGCCCGGGCTGCAAAAACAGATGCGGAATTGTTCTCAGTCTTATCATCGGCCTTGCACACTTTGAATGACAAACATGTAAATATCTACACAAACAGCCCTCAGCTGACAGATTATAACAGCGGGGAAAATGGACATATACCTGCTCAGGAAGGCTTTGATTTTAAGGTAGTCCGTGAAAAATACCTGACTGAATACAACGAAGAATCAGAGGATTTCGGTTACGGGAAGTTATCGGCCGATATCGGTTACATCCATGTTGGATCGTTCCAGGACAAGTTTTCAGTCTACGAAAAAAGCATAGACAAAGCGATCAATGCCTTATCGTCCACCAAAGGAATTGTATTTGACATAAGAGATCATAAAGGTGGCTCTGATCATGTGAGTAAATATATAGCCGGCAGATTCGCGAAGTCAAAAAAGCTCTTTATGACATCCAAAAAACGAAATGGCCCGCGGCACGACCAGTTTGAAGCTGCTTTAAATTGGTATGTGGAGCCGACGGGTAAAACGCAGTATACCAAACCCGTGATCCTGCTGACCACAGCTACTACTGTCAGCGCCGGAGAAACATTTACATTTGCTATGCGGGAAAATGACAATGTTACTCATTTGGGAACCACGACTGCTGGTGCGTTTTCTGACGTGATCGCCCATCAATTGCCTAACGGGTGGATTATTACAGTAGGTATAGGCGACTACCGCGGATCAGACGGTAAAAGCTACGAGGGACGTGGGATTATGCCTAAAATCATCAGTGAAAATCAGAAGTCGGATGTCCTTAATGGCGTAGACAAAACTCTTGAAATGGCACGTGAAAGACTCAGATAA
- a CDS encoding helix-turn-helix domain-containing protein: protein MKKEENIPYKFDSLSDVHRAFGLPKPLHPLISLIDNTKLPVEPNRPQHSHVLTFYKIALKGKLNGKLRYGQTYYDFDEGGLLFAAPGQIIGHPSDDANLNASSSVFTLLIHPDFLLNFPLAKKIKQYGFFSYSANEALHLSDQEKAVILSIFNIMNQELQSRIDEFSQDVVLSQIELLLNYANRFYKRQFITRKVSGSNLLQKLEEILDEYFHSEKSLSQGIPTVQFLSDNLNISASYLSDMLRSLTGQNAQQHIHQKLIEKAKEKLATTSLSVSEVAYELGFEHPQSFSKLFKTKTKLSPSEFRQSFN, encoded by the coding sequence ATGAAAAAGGAAGAAAATATCCCCTATAAATTCGATTCTTTGTCCGACGTGCATCGGGCCTTTGGCTTACCCAAGCCGCTACATCCGCTGATCAGCCTTATAGATAATACCAAATTGCCGGTCGAACCAAACAGACCACAGCATTCACACGTGCTCACTTTTTATAAAATAGCTTTAAAGGGGAAACTGAACGGAAAACTGCGATATGGTCAGACCTATTACGATTTTGATGAAGGCGGGCTGTTGTTTGCTGCTCCCGGGCAAATCATCGGCCACCCAAGCGACGACGCTAATCTTAATGCAAGTTCTTCCGTGTTCACATTGCTGATCCACCCTGATTTTTTGCTGAATTTCCCTTTGGCTAAGAAGATTAAGCAGTACGGATTCTTTTCCTATTCGGCTAATGAAGCATTGCACCTGTCCGACCAGGAAAAGGCTGTGATACTGTCGATTTTTAATATTATGAACCAGGAACTGCAAAGCAGGATTGATGAATTCAGCCAGGACGTGGTGCTTTCGCAAATCGAGTTGTTGCTCAATTATGCCAACCGCTTTTACAAACGTCAATTCATTACCCGCAAAGTATCAGGGAGCAATTTGTTACAAAAACTGGAAGAAATCCTGGACGAGTATTTCCATAGCGAAAAGTCTCTGAGCCAGGGAATTCCAACGGTTCAATTCCTTTCAGACAATTTGAACATTTCTGCTAGTTATTTGAGCGATATGCTCCGTTCACTGACCGGACAAAACGCTCAGCAGCATATCCACCAGAAACTCATCGAAAAAGCAAAGGAAAAATTAGCTACAACCAGCTTGTCGGTAAGCGAAGTTGCTTACGAACTTGGCTTTGAGCACCCGCAATCGTTCAGTAAGTTGTTCAAAACAAAAACCAAGCTGTCGCCATCGGAATTCAGACAATCTTTTAATTAA
- a CDS encoding alpha/beta fold hydrolase, whose translation MKVKRRSFFKDPEKDRAWFDNWVSRLEILNQKRYDRIEITTALGYTQVWALNPARMDLPALVIFPGARTTALFWDLDNGLQPLEQYYRIYLVETNGLPNLSDGATPDIKQLGYGHWAAEILAKLDLGKAYVAGASFGGLVCLKLSLVAPEMVQSIFLLNPGCLQPFSLSLENLYYNLLPILRPTRSNVDKFLNKAVLCKPFHTVSPEAERMLIDYELFALTRYNDHTQKPYDMGDELRDITSDIYLIVGDRDILFPYKKSMRNAKKNFCQLKEIIVVPNAGHGIETEPRAISHMVRIANGTLIFCCLAAPFFILS comes from the coding sequence ATGAAAGTTAAAAGACGGTCTTTTTTCAAAGATCCAGAGAAAGACAGGGCATGGTTTGATAATTGGGTCAGTCGATTGGAAATACTAAATCAAAAGCGATATGACCGGATAGAAATTACTACCGCTTTGGGATATACGCAGGTGTGGGCGTTAAACCCTGCAAGAATGGATTTGCCAGCATTGGTCATATTTCCAGGTGCTAGGACCACGGCATTGTTTTGGGATTTAGATAATGGTCTCCAGCCCTTGGAGCAGTATTATAGGATATACCTTGTTGAAACCAACGGCTTACCTAACCTAAGTGATGGCGCTACGCCAGACATTAAACAATTGGGATATGGTCACTGGGCCGCGGAAATTCTTGCGAAATTGGATTTAGGGAAAGCCTACGTTGCAGGAGCCTCTTTTGGCGGCTTGGTCTGTTTGAAATTAAGTCTGGTAGCACCTGAGATGGTTCAGTCCATTTTTTTATTAAACCCGGGGTGCCTGCAGCCTTTTTCTCTTTCGCTTGAAAATCTTTATTACAACTTACTCCCAATCCTGCGCCCAACTCGCTCGAATGTGGATAAATTTTTAAACAAAGCGGTCTTGTGCAAACCTTTTCATACCGTTTCGCCCGAAGCTGAGCGAATGCTGATCGATTATGAATTGTTTGCCTTGACACGATACAATGACCATACCCAAAAACCGTACGATATGGGTGATGAATTAAGAGATATAACCTCAGATATCTATTTAATTGTCGGGGACCGTGATATTCTTTTCCCATATAAGAAATCAATGAGGAATGCTAAGAAGAATTTCTGCCAGCTAAAAGAGATTATTGTCGTGCCAAATGCTGGACACGGAATTGAAACCGAACCGAGAGCAATAAGCCATATGGTTAGGATAGCCAATGGTACGCTGATTTTCTGCTGTCTGGCGGCTCCGTTTTTTATTTTGTCCTAA
- a CDS encoding M57 family metalloprotease translates to MKKLFTTCMPQTLSYLARTMLLIALLTAFQSCKEPDIINEPAVLKQDEKDTQLQTLSSFLAGVTGAPIDKVKYINEEKKFVIDGDMEISRTSAEEYLNAEKTGRVNQKRAVWLLSDNVAKDVKVYINPSITPEWKEAVREAIYEWNHMGDMKVNFREVLFDYNTDVVVTAKYEGPNPSSPQPWIARQNMPDIDGTTGGGMTINTYYNSSSLLSKSEKKFAMVHELGHVIGFAHTDKPTQGLIDFLVCDTPVWDANSVMNFVVGSWTMFSYYDHVAAMVLYPEHTWKNLPGQATDVAASTGTDIECCG, encoded by the coding sequence ATGAAAAAGCTATTTACAACATGTATGCCTCAAACATTGTCATACCTAGCCCGCACAATGCTGCTTATCGCTTTGCTAACAGCCTTTCAAAGCTGCAAAGAACCTGACATCATTAATGAGCCTGCCGTTTTAAAACAGGATGAAAAAGACACGCAGCTGCAAACGCTTAGCAGTTTTTTAGCAGGCGTAACAGGGGCGCCAATTGATAAGGTCAAATATATTAATGAAGAAAAAAAGTTTGTTATCGATGGTGACATGGAAATTTCCCGAACCAGTGCCGAAGAATACCTGAATGCTGAAAAGACAGGTCGGGTTAACCAGAAACGCGCAGTGTGGCTGCTAAGCGATAATGTTGCCAAGGATGTTAAAGTTTATATTAACCCATCCATTACCCCTGAATGGAAGGAGGCTGTCCGCGAGGCCATATACGAGTGGAACCACATGGGAGACATGAAAGTGAATTTCCGCGAAGTATTATTTGACTATAATACTGATGTTGTTGTAACCGCAAAATACGAGGGCCCGAACCCGTCCAGCCCGCAACCCTGGATTGCACGCCAAAATATGCCTGATATCGATGGTACAACCGGAGGTGGAATGACAATTAACACATACTATAATTCAAGTAGCCTGCTGTCGAAATCCGAAAAAAAGTTTGCCATGGTTCATGAACTGGGCCACGTAATCGGTTTTGCTCATACAGATAAACCTACACAGGGCCTCATTGATTTTCTGGTTTGTGATACGCCTGTATGGGATGCAAACTCGGTCATGAATTTTGTTGTAGGGTCCTGGACTATGTTTAGTTATTATGACCACGTTGCTGCAATGGTGCTTTATCCGGAACATACCTGGAAAAATTTACCTGGCCAGGCCACTGATGTAGCTGCTTCAACCGGAACTGATATAGAGTGTTGTGGATGA
- a CDS encoding SDR family NAD(P)-dependent oxidoreductase: MVHQSNISGAGLESSQVKANKVWFITGASRGFGRVWADAALKRGDKVAATARTLASIADFKDQYGPNVLTLELDVTKADQVKTVVEQAHAHFGRLDIVLNNAGYSLVGTIEEASADDVRALYETNIFGSLAVIKAALPLLRKQGGGHILGTSSNLGHVTMPVIGYYCSSKWAFEAIYESLSAEVKAFGIKVTIIEPGAYATEFGSQESLKFAPGLEVYHDFKTQFMGGIRSTERGDPRATPEALFQMVDSENPPLRFFLGSHNLPAVRKAYAERLAIWEEWEAVSNSAQGTLK, translated from the coding sequence ATGGTACATCAAAGTAATATTTCAGGTGCTGGTTTAGAATCATCTCAGGTTAAAGCCAACAAAGTTTGGTTCATTACAGGCGCTTCACGCGGTTTTGGTCGTGTTTGGGCGGACGCTGCACTAAAACGTGGTGATAAGGTTGCAGCTACGGCACGCACGTTGGCCAGCATCGCCGACTTCAAAGATCAGTATGGTCCAAACGTTTTGACCTTAGAGCTTGACGTAACCAAGGCTGATCAGGTAAAAACAGTCGTGGAGCAAGCCCATGCCCATTTCGGAAGGCTTGATATTGTGCTCAATAATGCTGGCTATTCACTTGTCGGCACGATTGAGGAAGCAAGCGCTGACGATGTCCGGGCACTTTATGAGACGAACATTTTCGGGTCACTAGCCGTTATTAAGGCGGCCTTGCCATTGCTCCGGAAACAGGGCGGCGGTCATATCTTGGGCACATCCAGCAATCTTGGGCACGTGACCATGCCGGTGATCGGCTATTATTGTTCTTCAAAATGGGCGTTTGAAGCTATTTACGAAAGTCTGTCTGCAGAGGTCAAAGCTTTTGGAATCAAAGTAACGATCATTGAGCCCGGTGCCTATGCTACTGAATTTGGAAGCCAGGAATCCTTGAAATTTGCACCCGGACTTGAAGTTTACCATGATTTTAAAACGCAGTTTATGGGCGGGATCAGAAGTACAGAGAGAGGTGATCCCAGAGCGACGCCAGAAGCACTCTTCCAAATGGTAGATTCGGAAAATCCTCCGCTAAGATTTTTTCTGGGTAGCCATAATTTGCCGGCGGTGCGTAAAGCATACGCGGAGCGGCTGGCAATCTGGGAAGAATGGGAAGCTGTCTCCAACTCTGCTCAGGGCACATTAAAATAG